The DNA region CCTTCGAAGACGGTGGTCAGGCGGGCGTCACGCCAATAGCGCTCGACTCGGTGCTCGGTGGTGTAGCCGTTGCCGCCGTGCAGCTGCATGGCCTGGCCGGTGACCTCGACAGCCATCTCGGTGGCGAGGAGTTTGGCCATCGCGGCCTCCCGCTCGCAGGGACGGCCGAGGTCGATCAGGTGGGCGACCTGCTGGTAGAAGGCGCGCGCCTGGTCCACCCGCGCGGCCATCTCGGCGGCCATGAACCGCAGCGCCTGAAAGTCTCCGATGGGGTGGTCGAACTGGTGGCGTTCCTGCAGATAGAGCAGGCACTCCTCGACCGCGGCCCGGGCGAGGCCGACCGCCCGCGC from Actinacidiphila sp. DG2A-62 includes:
- a CDS encoding acyl-CoA dehydrogenase family protein, with the translated sequence MVADLGRRGAGGEGKDADAFRAVEQDLNVARVHTAARAVGLARAAVEECLLYLQERHQFDHPIGDFQALRFMAAEMAARVDQARAFYQQVAHLIDLGRPCEREAAMAKLLATEMAVEVTGQAMQLHGGNGYTTEHRVERYWRDARLTTVFEGTSQIQQKIISDRLLPRSPLC